A genomic segment from Leptolyngbya sp. CCY15150 encodes:
- a CDS encoding response regulator transcription factor: MSKPDLVPKQRILVVDDHEAVLNGTVSTLKQQYSDADLFTAQDAEMARQQIEATHPDLVVMDLSIPETAGEAARTEVGIQLLRTLMQQYPSLNIVVQSAYVKALVRLKPAINAHEGGFTIADKSLPLREMLTKVDWALQGLVYTPRDMRTGLELKPEWVNVLKLAFEAGLQDKAIALELNVSERTVRHYWTQVQDALDVYPEPGKNIRIQTELRAREEGLID, encoded by the coding sequence ATGAGTAAACCAGATCTAGTACCCAAGCAGCGAATTTTGGTCGTCGATGATCACGAAGCGGTGCTGAATGGAACCGTGAGCACGCTCAAGCAACAGTACTCTGATGCAGACCTGTTTACGGCTCAAGATGCAGAGATGGCCCGTCAACAAATTGAAGCAACCCATCCAGATCTGGTGGTGATGGATTTATCGATTCCTGAAACAGCAGGGGAGGCAGCTCGTACTGAGGTAGGCATTCAACTGCTGCGAACTTTGATGCAGCAGTACCCTAGCTTAAATATTGTTGTGCAAAGCGCCTATGTAAAGGCTCTCGTGCGCCTAAAACCTGCGATTAATGCCCATGAGGGAGGGTTTACCATTGCGGATAAAAGTTTGCCCTTAAGGGAAATGCTCACCAAGGTAGATTGGGCTTTACAAGGATTAGTCTACACCCCCCGGGATATGCGTACAGGCCTGGAATTGAAGCCGGAATGGGTGAATGTACTAAAGCTAGCGTTTGAAGCTGGGCTACAGGATAAGGCGATCGCCCTTGAGCTGAATGTATCAGAGCGAACGGTTCGCCATTATTGGACTCAGGTGCAAGATGCACTGGATGTTTATCCAGAACCGGGCAAGAATATCCGCATCCAGACTGAGTTGCGGGCCCGAGAGGAAGGGCTAATTGATTAA